The Pseudomonas fragi DNA window ATGCCGCTGAAAAGGAGCGCGTGAGGCGCATCATCTGTGGGAGCGGGCTTGATCGCGATACAGGCAACGCGGTCTTGCAGGTCGGTCGAGGCCATGCCATCGCGAGCAAGCCCGCTCCCGAAAAAAAGCCCCTCAGGCCGGCAACGGTACGAATACGCTCCAATGGACTGATTTCGTTACAACTTCAGTTGGAGCATGGTTTACAGTACCCGCGCTCCAGCGAATCATCCATAAACGGTATTTGGTGGAGTGATTCCTTTACACCCAAACACAGACTCCACGGCGCATAAACGGCCCGCTTGACCGCTTGTACGAGGCTGGCACAGAACGTGCTCATGTCCCTTGGTCCGCTCCTGATAAACATGATGTTTATCGGGTCCAGGGACCCCGTACAAGAACAATAAAAGAGGATGATTCATGCAAAATCACCGACCTGATACCCCAGAACCGGAACTGCAACGCAGCCTGTCCAACCGTCATATCCAGCTGATTGCCATTGGCGGTGCCATCGGTACCGGTCTGTTCATGGGCTCGGGCAAGACCATCAGCCTCGCAGGTCCTTCGATCATCTTCGTCTACATGATCATCGGTTTCATGTTGTTTTTCGTGATGCGCGCCATGGGCGAGCTGCTGTTATCCAACCTCAAGTACAAATCTTTCATCGACTTTTCCGCAGACCTGCTGGGCCCGATGGCCGGCTACTTCACTGGCTGGACCTACTGGTTCTGCTGGATCGTGACCGGTATCGCCGATGTGATTGCCATCTCCGGCTACACCCACTTCTGGTTCCCCGACATCCCGCTTTGGCTGCCGGCCATCGGCTGCGTTGCGCTGCTGCTGTCACTGAACCTGATCACGGTGAAGATGTTCGGCGAGCTGGAATTCTGGTTCGCCATGATCAAGATCGTGGCCATCTGCGCGTTGGTCTGCACCGGGCTGTATATGGTGACCACGGCGTTCCAGTCGCCCACCGGCAACTCGGCCTCCATGGCCAACCTGTGGAATGACGGGGGCATGTTCCCCCACGGCCTGATGGGCTTCTTTGCCGGTTTCCAGATTGCCGTATTTGCGTTCGTGGGCATTGAGCTGGTGGGCACCACCGCCGCTGAGACCAAAAACCCGGAGCGCAACCTGCCACGGGCGATCAACTCGATTCCGCTGCGCATCATCATGTTCTATGTGTTTGCATTGATTGCGATCCTGGCGGTCACCCCGTGGCGTGATGTGGTGGCGGACAAGAGCCCGTTCGTGGAGCTGTTCATGCTCGCCGGTCTGCCCGCCGCCGCAGGCATCATCAACTTCGTGGTGCTGACCTCGGCGGCGTCTTCGGCCAACAGCGGCGTGTTTTCCACCAGCCGCATGCTGTTCGGCCTGGCAATGGACGGCGATGCCCCAAGCAAGTTCAAGAACCTGTCGCGCCGTGCAGTGCCGTCCAATGGCCTGATCTTCTCCTGTATCTGCCTGCTGGCCGGGGCGCTGGTGATTTATGTGGTGCCCAACCTGATGGAGGCCTTCACCCTGATCACCACGGTATCGGCTACCTTGTTCATGTTCGTGTGGACCATGATCCTGCTGTCCTACCTGGCCTATCGCAAAAAGCGCGATCACCTGCACCGTGCCTCGAAGTACAAGATGCCCGGCGGCAAGGTCATGGTCTGGGTATGCCTGACCTTCTTCGTGTTTATCCTGACCCTGTTGGCCCTGGAAGATGACACTCGCCAGGCGCTGTACATGGTGCCGCTGTGGTTCGTGGTGCTGGGCCTGGGCTATCGCTCGGTGCTGCGCAACAAGCAGGAGGCTGCGGACCTGGCTTGCCAGACCGACTGATGGCCGCTTCACGACATTGATTCTGCCTGGGGGGCGGCACAGGGTGTGCCGCCCCTCGTTGTTTGTTGTCAGGGAGCGATAGCCATGCGAATTCACGTTACGTTCAAAGACCGCGTCGGCATTACCCAGGAAATCCTGATGCTGCTGGGCGCGCGCAATCTCAACCTGGACGCGGTGGAGATGAGCCCGCCGAATGTCTATATCGATGCCCCCACCCTGTCGCAAAAGGTGCTGGACGAACTCCACCACGCTTTGCTGGGGGTAACAGGAGTGCAGGCTGTTGATCTGGTGGACATCCTCCCCGGGCAGCGCCGCCGCCTGCAGCTGGAGGCCCTGCTGGCCGCCATGAGCGACCCGGTGATGGCGGTGGATCCCGATGGCTGCGTGCTGCTGGCCAACCCCGGGCTGACGGATCTTTATGGCAGCGACCCCACCGGTGAGCCGCTGTCGAATCTGTTCGCAGCCCCTGACCTGGCCCGCACCCTGATCGATAAAGGCTTTCGCCTGCCCATGTGCGAAGTCAGCTTCAAGGGGCGCGACCTGCTGCTCGATGCCACGCCCATCAGCGGCGGCGCGGATGTTCTGGTGGGCGGTCTGCTGACCCTGTACCCGCCGAGCCGTATCGGCGAGCGGTTGGCGTCCTTGTTGCGCGATCCGGCAGAAGGGCTGGAAGCCTTGCTGGGCAAGTCGGCGGTGCTGGAAGAGCTCAAGATCCGGTTGCACAAAGTGGCGAGCCTGGATGCGCCGTTGCTGATCCAGGGCGAAACTGGCACGGGCAAAGAGCTGGTGGCTCATGCCTGTCATGCCATGAGTGCCCGCCGCGATGCGTCGTTCCTGGCCTTGAACTGTGCCGCGCTGCCCGAGAGCCTGGCCGAAAGCGAGCTGTTCGGTTACGCCGCCGGGGCCTTTACCGGTGCCCAGCGTGGCGGCAAGCCGGGGCTGCTGGAGTTGGCAGACCGTGGCACGGTGTTTCTCGACGAAGTGGGGGAGATGTCCCCGTACCTGCAAGCCAAGCTGCTGCGGTTTCTCAGTGACGGCTGCTTTCGGCGGATCGGCGGCGAACGTGAAGTGCAGGTCAATGTGCGGGTGCTCTGCGCGACGCACCGCGACCTGGAGCGCATGGTGCGCGAAGGCACCTTCCGCGAGGATCTGTATTACCGCCTCAACGTCCTCAACCTGCTGGTGCCGCCGTTGCGCGAGCGCGGCATGGATATCCT harbors:
- the cycA gene encoding D-serine/D-alanine/glycine transporter, with the protein product MQNHRPDTPEPELQRSLSNRHIQLIAIGGAIGTGLFMGSGKTISLAGPSIIFVYMIIGFMLFFVMRAMGELLLSNLKYKSFIDFSADLLGPMAGYFTGWTYWFCWIVTGIADVIAISGYTHFWFPDIPLWLPAIGCVALLLSLNLITVKMFGELEFWFAMIKIVAICALVCTGLYMVTTAFQSPTGNSASMANLWNDGGMFPHGLMGFFAGFQIAVFAFVGIELVGTTAAETKNPERNLPRAINSIPLRIIMFYVFALIAILAVTPWRDVVADKSPFVELFMLAGLPAAAGIINFVVLTSAASSANSGVFSTSRMLFGLAMDGDAPSKFKNLSRRAVPSNGLIFSCICLLAGALVIYVVPNLMEAFTLITTVSATLFMFVWTMILLSYLAYRKKRDHLHRASKYKMPGGKVMVWVCLTFFVFILTLLALEDDTRQALYMVPLWFVVLGLGYRSVLRNKQEAADLACQTD
- a CDS encoding sigma-54-dependent transcriptional regulator encodes the protein MRIHVTFKDRVGITQEILMLLGARNLNLDAVEMSPPNVYIDAPTLSQKVLDELHHALLGVTGVQAVDLVDILPGQRRRLQLEALLAAMSDPVMAVDPDGCVLLANPGLTDLYGSDPTGEPLSNLFAAPDLARTLIDKGFRLPMCEVSFKGRDLLLDATPISGGADVLVGGLLTLYPPSRIGERLASLLRDPAEGLEALLGKSAVLEELKIRLHKVASLDAPLLIQGETGTGKELVAHACHAMSARRDASFLALNCAALPESLAESELFGYAAGAFTGAQRGGKPGLLELADRGTVFLDEVGEMSPYLQAKLLRFLSDGCFRRIGGEREVQVNVRVLCATHRDLERMVREGTFREDLYYRLNVLNLLVPPLRERGMDILLLAEHFLRQACEQIHRSPCQLAVATHPLLLGNRWAGNVRQLQNVIFRAAATSEGDMIDCGDLELAGTELTAHKSASAEVTSLEEAMQGFEKALLERYYTAYPSTRQLASRLQTSHTAIGQRLRKYGIASRS